A window from SAR324 cluster bacterium encodes these proteins:
- a CDS encoding alpha-glucosidase/alpha-galactosidase — translation MVKLCLIGAGSTEFTKKIVTDLLLMPEFKNMELALMDIDSERLRVSDLIVQAVARQIGANPKITMHTDRREALRGSHFVQTSIQVGGYDPATKIDFEIPKKYGLRQTIADTLGVGGIMRGLRTIPVLVDIGSDIMEICPDAIWLQYVNPMCMNMMAITRLVPEVKTVGLCHSVQGTAEMLADDLGEKVEDIVFQCAGINHMAFYLKFGKRLADGTTEDLYPRLRELAQKIASGEDQFSSRARKPRPEGHRMSHLTERVRYEMLNRMGYFVTESSEHFAEYVPWFIKRDRPDLLEQYQVPLDEYVDRCEYSLKRWGDYANTLQEESKLDTYRSNEYAGEIIRAVVTGDAVVINGNVPNNGLIDNLPAEACVEVPCLIDRSGISPTKIGKLPPQLAAMMQTNINVQELTVEAIATGKKESVYHAAMMDPHTAAELSLDDIWMLTDDMLEAHGNMIPELH, via the coding sequence ATGGTGAAACTATGTTTGATTGGTGCAGGAAGTACCGAGTTCACAAAGAAAATTGTCACTGATTTATTGTTGATGCCAGAATTCAAAAATATGGAACTGGCTCTGATGGACATTGACAGTGAAAGATTGCGTGTCTCAGACCTGATTGTCCAAGCTGTAGCTCGTCAAATTGGGGCAAATCCTAAGATCACAATGCACACCGATCGACGAGAAGCCCTTCGCGGATCCCACTTTGTTCAGACGTCAATCCAGGTGGGTGGCTATGATCCTGCGACAAAGATTGATTTTGAGATTCCCAAAAAATATGGCCTGCGTCAGACGATAGCTGACACTTTGGGGGTGGGTGGAATCATGCGCGGACTCAGAACCATTCCTGTACTCGTAGATATTGGAAGCGATATCATGGAAATCTGCCCAGATGCGATCTGGTTACAGTATGTCAACCCAATGTGCATGAACATGATGGCTATCACGAGACTCGTTCCAGAAGTGAAGACCGTGGGATTATGCCACTCCGTCCAAGGAACTGCAGAAATGCTTGCAGACGACCTTGGTGAGAAGGTGGAAGACATTGTGTTCCAATGCGCAGGTATCAATCACATGGCCTTTTATCTAAAGTTTGGTAAACGCCTCGCTGATGGGACCACCGAAGATCTATATCCAAGGTTACGTGAACTCGCTCAAAAGATTGCTTCCGGAGAAGATCAGTTCTCCAGCAGAGCCAGAAAACCACGTCCAGAAGGTCATCGAATGTCTCACCTGACTGAACGGGTGCGCTATGAGATGCTGAACCGAATGGGTTACTTTGTTACTGAATCCAGTGAACACTTTGCTGAGTATGTCCCCTGGTTCATCAAGCGAGATCGGCCAGATCTTCTGGAGCAATACCAGGTTCCTCTGGATGAATACGTTGACCGCTGCGAATACTCTTTGAAACGTTGGGGCGATTACGCAAACACCCTGCAGGAGGAGAGCAAGCTGGACACCTATCGATCCAATGAATACGCCGGAGAGATCATCCGTGCTGTGGTGACGGGGGATGCCGTTGTGATCAATGGGAATGTGCCCAACAACGGTTTGATTGACAATCTTCCAGCAGAGGCTTGTGTCGAGGTACCCTGTTTGATTGATCGCTCTGGCATTTCACCAACTAAGATTGGTAAGCTTCCACCTCAACTAGCCGCAATGATGCAGACGAACATCAACGTTCAAGAACTCACTGTGGAGGCAATTGCTACCGGCAAGAAAGAGAGTGTCTACCATGCAGCAATGATGGACCCTCACACCGCAGCAGAACTATCTCTTGATGACATCTGGATGCTAACAGATGATATGTTGGAAGCCCATGGTAACATGATTCCTGAGTTACATTAA